From the Rhodanobacter soli genome, one window contains:
- a CDS encoding GMC family oxidoreductase, whose translation MSGQLSADVVVIGSGIIGALAARRLAQQGASVLILEAGPRLERARVVAAFRNSPIKGNWMAPYPASPWAPHPIYVPQDNGYLKQAGPYPYPAEYIRAVGGTTWHWAAQAWRLVPNDVRIKSLYGVGVDWPLSYEELDPWYQEAEELLGVAGADNTGSPRQHPFPMEPVAEPWSMRRFRERLAPAYPVVANTVARNSRGYDGRPACVGNNSCQPICPVNAQYLGINAVEAAEAAGAKVMPNAVVYRIEHDAKGRIAAVRYYAPDKSEHRVTGTTFILAANGIESPKLLLLSASDTYPNGLANSSGMVGRHLMDHPSTSLTFYADEELWLGRGPQSPSSINTLRDGAFRSQHAPYRLDFTNISQVLNVTNDLIKEGVYGAEFEKQLRWRAAHQVNVKNVLEVLPNPDNRITLSAEKDAMGIPKPEAHYAIDDYTRRAAEVSKADFARIAELMGGTGLRYSADGQFANNQHITGTMSMGNDPKTSVVDGFGRTHDHENLFVCGTGVMPTAATMNSTLTGVALALRTAEHILPAKNTHAGAMHSGHEASLA comes from the coding sequence ATGTCCGGACAGCTATCGGCTGACGTCGTGGTGATCGGCTCGGGCATCATCGGCGCGCTGGCGGCGCGCCGGCTGGCGCAGCAAGGTGCCTCGGTGCTGATCCTGGAGGCGGGGCCGCGGCTGGAACGCGCCCGCGTCGTCGCCGCGTTTCGCAATTCGCCGATCAAGGGCAACTGGATGGCGCCGTATCCGGCCTCGCCGTGGGCGCCACATCCGATCTACGTACCGCAGGACAACGGCTACCTGAAGCAGGCCGGGCCGTATCCGTACCCGGCCGAGTACATCCGCGCAGTCGGTGGCACTACCTGGCACTGGGCCGCGCAGGCGTGGCGGCTGGTGCCGAACGACGTGCGCATCAAGAGCCTGTATGGCGTCGGCGTAGACTGGCCGCTCAGCTACGAGGAACTCGATCCCTGGTACCAGGAAGCAGAGGAACTCCTCGGCGTGGCCGGTGCCGACAACACCGGCTCGCCGCGCCAGCATCCGTTCCCGATGGAGCCGGTGGCCGAGCCGTGGTCGATGCGCCGCTTCCGCGAGCGACTGGCTCCGGCGTATCCGGTGGTCGCCAACACCGTGGCGCGCAACAGCCGCGGCTACGACGGACGACCGGCCTGCGTGGGCAACAACAGCTGCCAGCCGATCTGCCCCGTCAACGCGCAGTACCTGGGGATCAACGCGGTGGAGGCGGCCGAGGCCGCCGGCGCGAAGGTGATGCCCAACGCGGTGGTCTACCGCATCGAGCATGACGCCAAGGGGCGCATCGCGGCGGTGCGCTACTACGCGCCGGACAAGAGCGAACACCGTGTCACCGGCACCACCTTCATCCTCGCCGCGAATGGCATCGAGAGCCCGAAGCTGTTGCTGCTGTCGGCCAGCGACACGTACCCGAACGGGCTGGCCAACAGCTCCGGCATGGTCGGCCGCCACCTGATGGACCACCCCAGCACCTCGCTCACGTTCTACGCCGACGAGGAACTGTGGCTGGGCCGTGGCCCGCAGAGCCCCAGCTCGATCAACACCCTGCGCGACGGCGCGTTCCGTTCGCAGCACGCGCCGTACCGGCTGGACTTCACCAACATCTCGCAGGTGCTCAACGTCACCAACGACCTGATCAAGGAGGGCGTGTACGGCGCGGAATTCGAGAAGCAGCTGCGCTGGCGCGCCGCGCACCAGGTCAACGTGAAGAACGTGCTGGAGGTGCTTCCCAACCCCGACAACCGCATCACGCTCAGCGCGGAAAAGGACGCCATGGGCATTCCGAAACCCGAGGCGCACTACGCGATCGACGATTACACGCGCCGCGCCGCGGAAGTGTCGAAAGCCGACTTCGCCCGCATCGCCGAACTGATGGGCGGTACCGGCTTGCGTTACAGCGCAGACGGCCAGTTCGCCAACAACCAGCACATCACCGGCACGATGAGCATGGGCAACGATCCGAAGACCTCGGTCGTCGATGGGTTCGGCCGCACGCACGACCACGAGAACCTGTTCGTCTGCGGCACCGGCGTGATGCCCACCGCGGCCACGATGAACTCCACGCTCACCGGCGTGGCGTTGGCGCTGCGCACCGCCGAGCACATCCTGCCGGCGAAGAACACACACGCAGGCGCCATGCATAGCGGCCACGAAGCGAGCCTCGCATGA
- a CDS encoding PQQ-dependent sugar dehydrogenase translates to MNKLILRSMLMLTVGLLLGSCSGKASYQPAQQSGDAPPLPTARNFLVPPMQVPRYAGWKQGQMPKVAAGLKIEKIASGLLHPRQLYTLPNGDILVVESNGPGAEPVTTPKQLIAGKIKNLSGKGAKGGNRITLLRRSGDAGGEWEKHVFIEHLHSPFGVQLVGDTLYVANTDAIVKFPYATGETQITAPGVEFTDLPATINHHWTKALVTSPDGSKLYVGVGSNSNIVENGLDQEYRRAAVLEVDVASAGSRIYASGLRNPTGLQFEPHTGKLWAIVNERDEIGADLVPDYMTSVQPGGFYGWPYSYFGHHVDSRVMPQRPDLVAKAIVPDYALGSHVAALGLLFSDSNALPEQYQHGAFVGEHGSWDRSPLSGYAVVHVAFVDGKPVGVPQTVVSGFHSDDESELYGAPVGLAQDKDGALLIADDVGDAVWRVTAASP, encoded by the coding sequence ATGAATAAGCTCATCCTTCGCAGCATGCTGATGCTGACCGTCGGGCTGCTCCTGGGCAGCTGCAGCGGCAAGGCGTCGTACCAGCCGGCACAGCAGTCGGGCGACGCTCCGCCGCTACCTACCGCGCGCAATTTTCTGGTTCCGCCGATGCAGGTGCCCCGCTATGCCGGGTGGAAGCAGGGACAGATGCCCAAGGTGGCCGCCGGGCTCAAGATCGAGAAGATCGCCAGCGGCCTGCTGCACCCACGCCAGCTCTACACCCTCCCCAACGGCGACATCCTGGTGGTGGAATCCAACGGCCCCGGCGCCGAGCCGGTGACCACGCCGAAGCAGCTGATCGCCGGCAAGATCAAGAACCTCTCGGGCAAGGGCGCGAAAGGCGGCAACCGGATCACCTTGCTGCGCCGGAGCGGCGATGCCGGCGGCGAATGGGAGAAGCACGTCTTCATCGAACACCTGCATTCGCCGTTCGGCGTGCAGTTGGTCGGCGACACGCTTTACGTGGCCAATACCGACGCGATCGTGAAGTTCCCGTACGCCACCGGCGAAACGCAGATCACCGCACCCGGCGTGGAGTTCACCGACCTGCCGGCCACCATCAACCACCACTGGACCAAGGCGCTGGTGACCAGCCCGGACGGCAGCAAGCTGTATGTCGGAGTCGGCTCCAACAGCAATATCGTTGAGAACGGCCTCGACCAGGAATACCGGCGTGCCGCCGTGCTCGAGGTGGACGTGGCCAGCGCCGGCAGCCGGATCTATGCCTCGGGCCTGCGCAATCCGACCGGGCTGCAGTTCGAGCCGCACACGGGCAAGCTCTGGGCGATCGTCAACGAACGCGACGAGATCGGCGCGGACCTGGTACCCGACTACATGACTTCGGTCCAGCCGGGCGGTTTCTACGGCTGGCCGTACAGTTATTTTGGCCACCATGTGGACAGCCGCGTCATGCCGCAGCGGCCTGACCTGGTGGCGAAGGCGATCGTGCCCGACTATGCGCTGGGCTCGCACGTCGCCGCGCTCGGGCTGCTGTTCTCCGACAGCAACGCGCTGCCGGAGCAGTATCAGCATGGCGCCTTCGTCGGCGAGCACGGCAGCTGGGACCGCTCGCCGTTGAGCGGCTACGCCGTCGTCCACGTCGCGTTCGTGGACGGCAAGCCGGTCGGCGTGCCCCAGACGGTCGTCAGCGGCTTCCACTCGGACGACGAGTCGGAACTGTACGGTGCACCGGTCGGACTGGCGCAGGACAAGGACGGCGCGCTGCTGATCGCAGACGATGTCGGCGACGCCGTGTGGCGGGTCACCGCTGCCTCACCCTGA
- a CDS encoding sugar dehydrogenase complex small subunit, with product MALDELDRVAANRGDPGDPSRRRLLAGLLTAYTASLIPWALAQPAPHADRGAFTALSAILVGRQTLDAAQATRLYDALAAAHPNFPADVQALLMLINERHVDPLQLQGVLDGEHSPLAPLPRSIVTAWGLGVVGSGEGARCVAYETALNAMIVADVLKPPTYAYGAYGSWTRKPI from the coding sequence ATGGCACTGGACGAACTCGACCGTGTCGCCGCGAACCGCGGCGATCCCGGCGATCCCTCGCGGCGCCGCCTGCTGGCGGGCCTGCTCACCGCGTACACCGCCTCGCTGATTCCCTGGGCACTGGCGCAACCCGCGCCGCACGCCGACCGCGGCGCATTCACCGCGCTCTCCGCCATCCTGGTCGGCCGGCAGACGCTGGACGCCGCGCAGGCGACCCGCCTTTACGACGCCCTCGCCGCCGCCCATCCGAACTTTCCGGCCGATGTGCAGGCGCTGCTGATGCTGATCAACGAACGCCACGTCGACCCGCTGCAACTGCAGGGCGTACTGGACGGCGAGCACTCGCCGCTGGCGCCGTTGCCACGATCGATCGTCACGGCCTGGGGCCTCGGAGTGGTGGGCAGCGGCGAAGGCGCACGTTGCGTCGCCTACGAAACCGCACTCAACGCAATGATCGTGGCCGACGTGCTGAAGCCGCCCACCTATGCCTACGGCGCGTACGGAAGCTGGACCCGCAAACCCATCTGA